The following proteins are co-located in the Halictus rubicundus isolate RS-2024b chromosome 1, iyHalRubi1_principal, whole genome shotgun sequence genome:
- the Camta gene encoding calmodulin-binding transcription activator isoform X6 — translation MAGYNHSNPQRVVYHATYPTPLAPNGDPIKLPENLETLPRAEHFPTQRHRWNTNEEIAAILISFQRHAEWQSREVKVRPRSGSMLLYSRKKVRYRRDGYCWKKRKDGKTTREDHMKLKVQGVECIYGCYVHSAILPTFHRRCYWLLQNPDVVLVHYLNVPYPDGDAKLAALPPCLALPPDKKEWTRDELASQLRPMFLGGDDDPNNPHLTQHSNHPVDMIVSQLLDRQRANSTSSTTGTQLAPRRLTPDNQVTSTTGGQQSSTTASPAPRVYSRHYHTAQSQQPAPLVLSLQQIQGGGGLLILNSQPYHHQQQQQQQQQQQQQQQQQQQQQQQQQQQQQQQQQQQQQSQQVEMQQVTEQQIVQQTSVEREQQIKQEIDAQESMDRTAVQTLPIGGAGTEVTDFAETLDLNQEDIQRTLSANMVPPSPSPSPADNSMINPMDFIDSSDDLLVNLDAFDLFGDLPELHDFEAEQTKAEERGGSDNDVGCHPGTTVHIAEYSPEWSYTEGGVKVLVAGPWTGGSNSQSYSVLFDTEPVEACLVQPGVLRCRCPAHAPGIASLQVACYGYVVSDSVAFEYRRAPTTEPSPERALLDRLADVESRLQGPGPPSPAAHLEERLVAYCQDAVVRPWRAGAEPLQSGGTTLLHLAAGLGYSRLACALLHWRAENPSSVLDAEVDALRQDSAGLTPLAWACAAGHADTARILYRWNAMALRVRDCQNRIATELAAENGHTAIAEELNRLEARRQDERLFLRPASPSPRRPSQDSGLDLALCGSPLLDNMELLQEDDSSLALSEQGMESAPTPQETVGEEDARVLTLAEQIIAALPERIKRGEGDSPSSSSPPPPAPPLSPLEDALMEQMPLDSGELFDSYRECSGGAASVSDADADASPSSPSSSCLTPDSPSPPPTTADFCEFLQLQLQLDGSNGRNGQYYGGDRKFGNVIGSGICGSMTGGGNGSGDGSEADLSRLTLSDCEQRELYHAARMIQKAYRNYKGRQRQEEAERHAAVLIQQYYRRHKQYAYYRQATKAALVIQSNYRNYRSRPCSASSRQQAVHQQAAHQAARKIQQFMRQSKIKLQNARAAANGNGRQPAAILRGVAVPQSSPSSSPGASLVAANPEVT, via the exons GAAATTGCGGCCATCCTGATCAGTTTCCAAAGACACGCGGAATGGCAGAGTCGGGAGGTAAAGGTGCGACCTCGAAGTGGGTCGATGTTACTGTACTCGAGAAAGAAGGTCCGTTACCGGAGGGACGGTTACTGCTGGAAGAAGAGGAAGGACGGGAAGACGACACGGGAGGATCACATGAAACTGAAG GTCCAGGGGGTCGAGTGCATCTACGGCTGTTACGTGCACTCGGCGATCCTTCCGACGTTTCATCGGCGATGCTACTGGCTACTGCAGAACCCGGACGTCGTTCTCGTTCACTACTTAAACGTTCCTTACCCGGACGGCGATGCGAAGCTAGCTGCGCTGCCTCCCTGTCTCGCTCTACCGCCAGACAAGAAAGAGTGGACGCGAGACGAGCTGGCTTCTCAACTTAGACCCATGTTCCTCGGTGGGGATGACGATCCGAACAATCCTCATCTCACCCAACATTCGAATCATCCCGTCGACATGATCGTTTCGCAGCTGCTCGACAGGCAGCGCGCGAACTCCACTTCCTCCACCACCGGCACTCAGCTTGCACCTAGGAGACTAACACCGGACAATCAG GTAACTTCGACAACCGGAGGGCAGCAATCGTCGACGACAGCGTCACCGGCGCCGCGCGTATACTCAAGACATTACCACACGGCCCAAAGCCAGCAGCCGGCTCCTTTAGTGTTAAGTTTGCAACAAATCCAAGGTGGTGGCGGTCTTCTGATTCTGAACAGCCAACCATACCaccaccagcagcagcagcaacagcagcaacaacagcagcagcagcagcaacagcagcagcaacaacagcagcaacaacaacagcagcaacagcaacaacagcagcagcagcagcagagcCAACAAGTGGAGATGCAACAGGTCACGGAACAGCAGATCGTGCAGCAGACAAGTGTCGAAAGGGAACAACAGATCAAACAGGAGATCGACGCGCAGGAGAGCATGGATCGCACCGCGGTGCAGACGTTGCCTATCGGTGGCGCCGGCACCGAGGTCACCGATTTCGCCGAGACCTTGGATCTGAATCAGGAGGACATCCAACGGACGTTGTCCGCGAACATGGTGCCGCCGTCGCCGTCCCCTTCCCCGGCGGACAACAGCATGATCAATCCGATGGACTTTATCGACTCGTCGGATGACCTGCTGGTCAATCTGGACGCGTTCGATCTGTTCGGCGACCTGCCGGAGCTCCATGACTTCGAGGCCGAGCAGACCAAGGCTGAGGAGAGGGGTGGCTCCGACAACGACGTGGGATGTCATCCGGGTACAACCGTCCATATCGCAGAGTATAGTCCGGAGTGGAGCTACACCGAGGGTGGTGTCAAG GTGTTGGTGGCAGGTCCCTGGACCGGTGGAAGTAATTCGCAGTCGTACTCGGTGTTGTTCGACACTGAGCCGGTCGAGGCCTGTCTGGTGCAGCCAGGTGTGTTGCGCTGCCGTTGTCCTGCTCACGCTCCCGGAATAGCGTCTCTTCAGGTAGCCTGCTACGGCTACGTTGTCTCCGACAGCGTCGCCTTCGAGTACCGAAGAGCGCCAACGACCGAACCAAGTCCGGAAAGAGCTTTGCTGGATCGTCTGGCGGATGTCGAGTCTCGTTTGCAAGGACCTGGCCCACCATCCCCTGCAGCTCATCTGGAAGAGCGACTTGTCGCGTATTGTCAG GATGCTGTTGTCCGTCCGTGGCGAGCCGGAGCGGAACCGTTACAATCCGGCGGCACTACTCTGTTGCATTTGGCCGCCGGGTTGGGCTACTCCAGGTTAGCCTGCGCACTCCTTCACTGGAGAGCGGAAAATCCTAGTAGCGTATTAGATGCTGAAGTTGATGCTTTGAGGCAGGACAGCGCTGGTCTCACGCCGCTAGCTTGGGCATGTGCGGCGGGACACGCGGATACTGCCAGGATACTTTATAG ATGGAACGCGATGGCGCTTCGTGTCCGCGATTGCCAGAACAGAATAGCGACGGAGCTGGCGGCGGAGAACGGGCACACGGCGATCGCGGAAGAATTGAATCGGCTCGAAGCGAGGCGGCAAGACGAGAGGCTATTCTTGCGGCCGGCCAGCCCTAGTCCTAGGAGGCCATCTCAAGACAGCGGTCTCGATCTGGCGTTGT GTGGCTCCCCGCTGCTGGACAACATGGAGTTGTTGCAAGAGGATGACTCGTCATTAGCCCTCAGCGAGCAGGGAATGGAGAGCGCTCCGACCCCTCAGGAGACTGTAG GGGAGGAAGACGCGAGGGTGCTGACATTGGCTGAGCAAATTATAGCTGCGCTGCCGGAAAGGATCAAGAGAGGGGAAGGTGATTCTCCGTCTTCTTCCTCGCCGCCTCCCCCGGCACCGCCCTTGTCGCCACTCGAGGATGCTCTGATGGAACAAATG CCGCTGGACTCTGGGGAGCTGTTCGACTCGTACCGCGAGTGCAGCGGTGGCGCAGCATCAGTGTCTGACGCTGACGCGGATGCAAGTCCGTCGAGTCCGTCGAGCAGCTGCTTAACACCAGACTCGCCGTCCCCGCCGCCCACCACCGCCGACTTTTGCGAGTTCCTGCAACTGCAATTGCAGCTGGACGGTAGCAACGGTCGCAACGGTCAGTACTACGGCGGGGACCGGAAGTTCGGTAACGTGATCGGGTCCGGTATCTGCGGGTCGATGACCGGTGGCGGTAACGGGTCCGGTGACGGTAGCGAGGCAGACCTGAGCAGGCTGACGTTGTCCGATTGCGAGCAAAGGGAGCTATACCACGCGGCACGCATGATCCAGAAAGCCTATAGAAATTACAAGGGACGACAGAGACAGGAGGAAGCAGAGAGACACGCCGCCGTTCTCATCCAGCAATATTATCGTCGACATAAACAGTACGCTTATTATAG ACAAGCCACGAAGGCAGCTCTGGTGATACAAAGCAACTACCGTAATTATCGGTCCCGGCCCTGCTCGGCGAGCTCCAGACAGCAGGCTGTGCACCAGCAAGCCGCCCATCAGGCAGCGAGGAAGATCCAGCAGTTCATGCGACAGTCGAAAATCAA GCTGCAGAACGCCAGGGCCGCCGCAAACGGGAACGGGAGGCAGCCAGCGGCCATTTTACGGGGGGTTGCTGTCCCCCAAAGCTCGCCCTCATCTAGCCCAGGGGCCAGCCTAGTAGCCGCCAACCCAGAGGTCACTTAA